One stretch of Flavobacterium sp. 9 DNA includes these proteins:
- a CDS encoding RNA polymerase sigma factor — MKDDLEKYIKLCLKNDREGQLKIYQLFSPVLYGICLKYMKNEDDAKDVFQEAFVIVFQKIGQYKFEGSFEGWLKRIFINKLIETLNKKKKESFFLDVFDPDTDFVEEEELEGIPIEQEKLLEYIRDLPDQYRTVFNLYVFEKLKHKEIAELLKISEGTSKSNLNRAKHILQKRILSIKNFKIA, encoded by the coding sequence TTGAAAGACGATTTAGAAAAATATATCAAGCTTTGCCTTAAAAATGACAGAGAAGGACAACTGAAAATTTATCAGTTGTTCTCTCCTGTTTTATATGGTATTTGCCTGAAATATATGAAAAACGAAGACGATGCCAAAGATGTATTTCAGGAAGCATTTGTAATTGTTTTTCAGAAAATTGGTCAATATAAATTCGAAGGAAGTTTTGAAGGCTGGCTAAAGCGAATTTTTATCAATAAACTGATTGAAACTTTAAACAAAAAGAAAAAGGAAAGTTTCTTTCTCGATGTTTTTGATCCTGACACAGATTTTGTCGAAGAGGAAGAATTAGAAGGAATCCCAATTGAGCAAGAAAAACTGTTAGAATATATTAGGGATTTACCAGATCAATATCGAACGGTTTTTAACTTATACGTTTTTGAAAAATTGAAACACAAAGAAATTGCCGAATTATTAAAGATCTCTGAAGGAACATCAAAATCAAATTTAAATAGAGCCAAGCACATTTTGCAGAAAAGAATTTTGAGCATAAAAAATTTTAAAATAGCATGA
- the rmuC gene encoding DNA recombination protein RmuC produces MFDFLPLLLAFVVALFLGIYLGKLLFSARAQAEKVSLEERLNANANQMQLQKEQFENERNNFQKQFQLSNAEKENIRTEKDSLAIQLSKKEVDFENLWERHKEQKNEITELQEKFTKEFENLANKILEEKSAKFTEQNSENMKNILLPLQDKIQGFEQKVEQTHKESIDYHAALRQQIVGLSEMNAQMSKETLNLTKALKGDSKMQGNWGELVLERVLEKSGLEKGREYEVQQSFTNNEGSRVLPDVVINLPDGKKMIVDSKVSLVAYEKWINEESEILKIDFLKEHVNSIKRHVEQLGSKNYHDLYQIESPDFVLLFIPIEPAFAIALNEDATLYNKAFDRNIVIVTPTTLLATLRTIDSMWTNQKQQENAFEIARQAGALYDKFEGFVADLLRIGNKIKDTKTEYENAMSKLVDGRGNLISSVEKLKKMGAKAKKALPENIIARASNSDENQSLN; encoded by the coding sequence ATGTTTGATTTTCTTCCGCTTTTATTGGCCTTTGTCGTTGCATTATTCCTTGGAATTTATTTAGGAAAATTGTTGTTTTCGGCAAGAGCTCAAGCAGAAAAAGTAAGTTTAGAAGAGCGATTAAATGCAAATGCAAATCAAATGCAATTGCAAAAAGAACAATTCGAGAACGAAAGAAATAACTTTCAGAAGCAATTTCAATTATCAAATGCTGAGAAAGAAAATATCAGAACAGAAAAAGACAGTTTAGCTATTCAGCTTTCAAAAAAAGAAGTTGATTTCGAAAATCTTTGGGAACGTCATAAAGAACAAAAAAACGAAATCACGGAACTTCAGGAGAAATTCACCAAAGAATTTGAAAATTTAGCCAATAAAATTCTCGAAGAAAAATCGGCAAAATTCACAGAACAAAATAGCGAAAACATGAAGAATATCTTGTTGCCATTGCAGGATAAAATTCAGGGTTTTGAACAAAAAGTAGAACAAACACACAAAGAAAGTATCGATTATCACGCTGCTTTACGTCAGCAGATTGTAGGTTTAAGCGAGATGAATGCACAAATGAGCAAAGAAACTCTGAACCTGACAAAAGCGCTGAAAGGAGATAGTAAAATGCAGGGAAATTGGGGCGAATTGGTTCTGGAACGTGTTTTAGAAAAATCAGGTTTAGAAAAAGGCAGAGAATATGAGGTTCAGCAAAGCTTTACGAATAATGAAGGAAGTAGAGTTCTTCCGGATGTTGTAATTAATTTGCCTGACGGAAAAAAAATGATCGTCGATTCTAAAGTTTCTCTGGTTGCTTATGAAAAATGGATCAATGAGGAATCAGAAATTCTTAAAATTGATTTTCTAAAAGAACATGTAAACTCCATAAAAAGACACGTAGAACAACTTGGAAGTAAAAACTATCATGATTTATACCAAATAGAAAGTCCTGATTTTGTTTTGCTTTTTATACCAATCGAGCCCGCTTTTGCAATTGCTTTAAACGAAGATGCTACATTATATAATAAAGCATTTGATCGCAATATTGTGATCGTTACGCCAACGACATTATTAGCGACTTTGCGCACGATTGATAGTATGTGGACGAATCAAAAACAACAGGAAAATGCTTTTGAAATTGCCAGACAAGCCGGAGCTTTATATGATAAATTTGAAGGTTTTGTTGCGGATCTTTTAAGAATTGGAAATAAAATAAAAGACACAAAAACGGAATACGAAAATGCTATGAGCAAATTGGTTGATGGCAGAGGAAACTTGATTTCGAGTGTAGAAAAATTAAAGAAAATGGGAGCAAAGGCAAAAAAAGCGCTTCCGGAAAATATTATTGCAAGAGCATCAAATTCAGATGAAAATCAATCTTTAAACTAA
- a CDS encoding acyl-CoA thioesterase, whose translation MTADFKPVSSSKISISELMLPSHTNFSGKIHGGYILQLLDQIAFASASKFSGNYCVTASVDTVNFLKPIEVGELVTMKASVNYVGRSSMIVGIRVEAENIQTGAIKHCNSSYFTMVAKDKDGKSVQVPGLILSNLEEVRRFRKAIKHIEVRKEVEEHEKAANVSSIEDLASLDKYNVLLEIS comes from the coding sequence ATGACCGCAGATTTTAAACCCGTTTCTTCCTCAAAAATTAGCATTTCCGAATTAATGTTGCCTTCGCACACCAATTTTAGCGGTAAAATTCATGGAGGATATATTTTGCAACTACTAGATCAGATTGCCTTTGCATCGGCGTCAAAATTTAGCGGTAATTATTGCGTAACAGCTTCGGTTGATACCGTAAACTTTTTGAAACCTATTGAAGTTGGTGAATTGGTTACGATGAAAGCTTCTGTAAATTATGTGGGAAGAAGCTCTATGATTGTAGGGATTCGTGTTGAAGCCGAAAATATTCAGACTGGTGCAATCAAGCATTGTAACTCTTCATATTTTACAATGGTCGCCAAAGACAAAGATGGGAAAAGTGTTCAGGTTCCCGGATTAATTTTGTCTAATTTAGAAGAAGTTCGACGCTTTAGAAAAGCAATTAAACATATCGAAGTCAGAAAAGAAGTAGAAGAACATGAAAAAGCTGCAAATGTGAGTTCTATCGAAGATCTGGCAAGTTTAGATAAATACAATGTCTTATTAGAGATTAGTTAG
- a CDS encoding 6-phosphogluconate dehydrogenase: MKRILLIIAVACVLIVSIYLAFIYFVPYSEGYRSGELIRMSHKGVIMKTWEGELSQGVSGSQIFRFSVLDSDQKVIDQLNELEGQYVKLTYVERYKTFSWWGDSRFFITAVRKENSPFKYK, from the coding sequence ATGAAAAGAATTTTATTAATAATTGCGGTAGCTTGCGTTTTGATCGTCAGCATTTATTTAGCCTTTATTTATTTTGTTCCTTATAGTGAAGGATATCGCTCTGGAGAATTAATAAGAATGAGTCATAAAGGTGTAATAATGAAAACCTGGGAAGGAGAACTTAGTCAGGGAGTTTCTGGTTCTCAAATATTCCGATTTTCAGTTTTAGACAGTGACCAAAAAGTAATAGATCAATTGAATGAATTAGAAGGTCAATATGTAAAGTTGACTTATGTCGAACGCTATAAAACATTTAGCTGGTGGGGAGATTCACGTTTTTTCATCACAGCAGTTCGAAAAGAAAATTCCCCATTTAAATATAAATAA
- a CDS encoding VOC family protein, producing MVKFGYTILYVEDVEKSIVFYENAFGFSRKFIAPGNDYGELITGETTLSFASKSLAKQNLKEGFQESNITNKPFAIEIGFITDNVEELVQKSISVGATLVTEPTQKPWGQIVAYVRDLDGFLIEICTEVQG from the coding sequence ATGGTAAAGTTTGGATATACAATTCTATATGTAGAAGATGTCGAGAAGTCAATAGTGTTTTATGAAAATGCATTTGGTTTTTCGAGAAAATTTATAGCACCGGGAAATGATTACGGCGAATTAATTACTGGCGAAACAACACTTTCATTTGCTTCGAAATCATTAGCAAAACAAAACTTAAAAGAAGGTTTTCAGGAAAGTAATATTACTAACAAACCTTTTGCTATCGAAATAGGATTCATAACTGATAATGTTGAAGAACTGGTACAGAAATCAATCTCAGTTGGAGCAACTTTAGTTACAGAACCTACGCAGAAACCCTGGGGACAAATTGTAGCTTATGTGCGAGATTTAGATGGGTTTTTAATTGAGATTTGTACCGAAGTTCAAGGATAG
- a CDS encoding protease complex subunit PrcB family protein: protein MMKKLMLSLFIAFGFSACSLSNDDKTNIDCGTYADVSFTGYPLSCNYSMITNQTTPAALIATSQEKMDKYFKKNASSCPNASDPTIDFTKYYLIGVFSGIKPTSGYTIKITNIVENSCQMVVSFYEKQPLTGETTSPASTYPADYALIPQTSKPIIFIKATENPDNIIIGTYKAQCTGADCQNFFQINDFSILKFQNVVSGGYDFNQYRYTAKAKRGDYAALLSSVPSEILNNQGQTKTYGTPDSAGQGGVYFELRKGLKTTRIYIDNNDTDDQGSEIKLFKKLIKDKIASLK, encoded by the coding sequence ATGATGAAAAAATTAATGCTGAGCTTATTTATAGCTTTTGGATTTAGCGCATGTTCTCTTAGTAACGATGACAAAACGAATATAGATTGCGGAACTTATGCTGATGTTTCGTTTACAGGATATCCTCTTTCTTGCAATTATAGCATGATAACAAACCAAACTACTCCTGCGGCACTTATTGCAACTTCACAGGAAAAAATGGATAAGTATTTCAAAAAAAATGCAAGCTCATGTCCTAACGCAAGTGATCCTACAATCGATTTTACTAAATATTATCTAATTGGAGTTTTCTCTGGAATAAAACCTACAAGTGGTTATACTATTAAAATTACCAATATAGTTGAAAACAGCTGCCAAATGGTTGTTAGTTTTTACGAAAAACAGCCGTTAACAGGCGAAACAACATCACCGGCTTCAACTTATCCGGCAGATTATGCTTTGATTCCTCAAACTTCAAAACCAATCATCTTTATTAAAGCTACTGAAAACCCGGATAATATTATTATTGGAACTTATAAAGCACAATGTACCGGAGCAGATTGTCAAAATTTCTTCCAGATAAATGATTTTAGTATTCTAAAATTTCAAAATGTAGTTTCTGGAGGTTATGATTTTAACCAATACAGATACACTGCAAAAGCTAAGAGAGGTGATTATGCTGCATTATTATCAAGTGTTCCTTCTGAAATTTTAAACAACCAAGGGCAAACAAAAACATACGGTACTCCAGATTCAGCTGGTCAGGGCGGTGTATATTTTGAACTTCGTAAAGGTTTAAAAACTACGAGAATTTATATCGACAATAACGATACGGACGATCAGGGAAGTGAAATCAAATTGTTCAAGAAATTAATTAAAGATAAAATCGCGTCTTTAAAATAA